Proteins encoded in a region of the Anopheles ziemanni chromosome 2, idAnoZiCoDA_A2_x.2, whole genome shotgun sequence genome:
- the LOC131281025 gene encoding peroxisomal membrane protein PEX13, whose amino-acid sequence MVSNFRNPTLNEERIFGNPNMISTPSGMIPTSHPPPLPPRPQFLGGGGDTMFGNRYGFAGTSGYQGYSPYGGYSSMDYYGHRGYGGYMGQGYGGYGNPGGFPYPEQRFIQLAEESSRPAFQILESLVGAVGNVATMLDSTFFAVTSSFRAILSVAANLAHLKGTFAQFWSSLAIVRAAVWLYKKLLYKLRITKTDPTMEAFKEAFHLSSSNDPAAISSGKRSSSLVAALFMGFMLSVPYMLIKLFAPKLKEDKELANASLWSNPLEVQVLHNFEASNAQELSIRAGQMVLLAPKQIQTDKQLLNTGWVLAATMDRKTSGIIPLNYVQAIKQPLETQ is encoded by the exons ATGGTTTCCAATTTCCGCAACCCAACACTCAACGAGGAAAGGATATTTGGCAATCCCAATATGATAAGTACACCATCAGGTATGATTCCGACGAGCCATCCACCACCCTTACCACCTAGACCACAGTTCCTCGGTGGTGGGGGTGATACCATGTTTGGCAATCGGTACGGCTTCGCTGGAACATCCGGATATCAGGGATACAGTCCCTACGGTGGATATTCTTCTATGGACTATTATGGGCACAGAGGCTACGGAGGATACATGGGACAGGGCTATGGTGGCTACGGAAATCCGGGAGGGTTTCCGTATCCCGAGCAGAG ATTTATTCAACTAGCTGAAGAAAGTTCTCGACCAGCATTCCAAATTCTCGAGTCGTTGGTTGGTGCAGTTGGAAATGTAGCCACGATGCTAGATTCAACGTTCTTTGCCGTAACCAGCTCGTTCCGTGCTATTTTGAGCGTTGCAGCTAACTTGGCGCACCTGAAAGGCACATTTGCACAATTCTGGTCTTCTCTGGCAATTGTACGAGCAGCTGTGTGGTTGTACAAAAA ATTGCTGTATAAATTACGGATAACTAAAACAGACCCAACAATGGAAGCTTTCAAGGAGGCTTTCCACCTATCAAGCAGTAATGATCCTGCAGCCATTTCTAGTGGAAAACGTTCATCATCGCTGGTAGCTGCACTTTTCATGGGTTTCATGCTATCAGTTCCTTATATGTTAATCAAGCTTTTCGCTCCTAAATTGAAAGAAGACAAAG AATTAGCAAACGCCAGCTTGTGGAGTAACCCACTGGAGGTGCAGGTGCTACACAACTTCGAAGCGTCCAATGCACAGGAATTGTCGATCCGAGCTGGACAAATGGTCCTCCTGGCACCTAAGCAAATACAGACAGATAAGCAACTTCTGAATACCGGCTGGGTGTTGGCGGCAAcgatggatcgaaaaacatCCGGAATCATTCCACTAAACTATGTGCAGGCTATAAAACAACCTTTAGAAACACAATAA
- the LOC131280955 gene encoding 4'-phosphopantetheine phosphatase has translation MSMQTNATAEGFTLCSLLASADKYHPDTLDLNQDLEAKHYWFGCFTNMVMKFERQALASQPKDNTAKERAQAFRESCIDEFHQLQNNQSGSTSLGIRNLLEVMESSLRRYGFDDPWKEQKTIENKASVGLLKQRLLQLDTISNDREKWIEVVRGVLAGNMFDWGAQAVTKILETNNGFGLQQALERIQKRPWLIDDLDLWLKRIENAPHQCAIIFTDNAGIDFVLGIVPLVRELLKRNTKVLLCATVNPAINDITYAELFTAIEDCCKQCDILRKAYHVEQRLLLLGNDQIGPCLDFRMLSRDLYDAIQQNNVDLLIIVGMARALHTNLYAKFTCEALKLAVVKNEWLAKRLGGETFSVVCKYER, from the exons ATGTCCATGCAAACTAATGCAACGGCCGAAGGCTTTACACTGTGTTCACTGCTAGCAAGTGCCGACAAGTACCATCCGGATACGCTGGATCTTAATCAGGATCTTGAAGCAAAGCACTACTGGTTCGGGTGTTTCACCAACATGGTAATGAAGTTTGAACGACAAGCATTGGCTAGCCAACCCAAGGATAACACCGCTAAAGAGCGTGCACAGGCTTTCCGGGAAAGTTGCATCGATGAATTTCACCAACTGCAAAATAACCAAAG TGGGTCCACCTCGTTAGGAATCAGAAATCTTTTGGAAGTGATGGAAAGCTCTTTGCGAAGGTATGGATTCGATGATCCGTGGAAAGAGCAAAAGACGATTGAGAACAAGGCATCGGTTGGTTTGCTAAAGCAACGACTATTGCAGCTAGATACCATATCCAACGATCGGGAAAAATGGATTGAGGTCGTCCGAGGAGTTCTAGCTG GAAATATGTTCGATTGGGGTGCCCAGGCTGTGACAAAGATTTTAGAAACGAACAATGGCTTTGGACTACAGCAGGCACTGGAACGAATACAGAAAAGACCGTGGCTTATAGATGATTTGGACTTGTGGCTAAAAAGAATAGAA AATGCGCCACATCAGTGTGCTATCATTTTTACCGATAACGCTGGTATAGACTTTGTGCTAGGCATTGTGCCACTGGTTCGGGAGCTTTTGAAGAGAAACACTAAAGTGCTGCTGTGTGCCACAGTTAATCCTGCAATAAACGATATCACCTACGCCGAATTATTCACCGCTATCGAGGACTGCTGTAAGCAGTGTGATATTCTGCGAAAGGCTTACCATGTGGAACAGCGGTTGTTACTACTTGGTAACGACCAGATTGGACCGTGCTTGGACTTCCGGATGCTCTCGAGAG ATTTGTACGACGCAATACAGCAGAATAACGTAGACCTTTTGATCATTGTTGGGATGGCCCGTGCGCTGCATACCAATCTCTACGCAAAGTTTACGTGTGAGGCATTGAAATTAGCCGTTGTGAAAAACGAATGGTTGGCCAAACGATTGGGTGgagaaacattttcagttgtttGTAAATACGAAAGGTAA
- the LOC131293547 gene encoding iron-sulfur cluster assembly 2 homolog, mitochondrial has product MMNALAQRCLGTFVARQGFRRMFSSKAAEAAAIANQIQLSNTCISRLKEICKNDAFLRVSVEGGGCSGFQYKFSIDKQLTEDDTVLRRDGVQVAIDNASIDFLSGATIDYHTELIRSGFRVINNPKAEQGCSCGASFAVKLD; this is encoded by the exons ATGATGAACGCTCTAGCACAGCGGTG cCTAGGTACATTTGTCGCGAGGCAAGGCTTTCGGCGAATGTTTTCAAGTAAAGCCGCTGAAGCTGCAGCCATAGCCAATCAAATACAGCTTAGCAACACCTGCATCAGCCGTTTAAAGGAAATCTGCAAAAATGATGCGTTTCTGCGGGTGTCGGTCGAAGGAGGCGGATGTTCGGGATTTCAATACAAATTCTCAATTGATAAGCAACTTACCGAAGACGACACCGTTCTACGGCGGGATGGGGTACAGGTGGCTATCGATAAcgcatcgatcgattttctgAGCGGTGCAACGATCGATTATCATACGGAGCTCATACGTTCCGGATTTCGGGTGATCAATAATCCAAAGGCAGAACAAGGCTGTTCTTGTGGTGCTTCGTTTGCAGTTAAGTTGGACTAG
- the LOC131293546 gene encoding LOW QUALITY PROTEIN: uncharacterized protein LOC131293546 (The sequence of the model RefSeq protein was modified relative to this genomic sequence to represent the inferred CDS: substituted 1 base at 1 genomic stop codon) encodes MRTDPESLRKLRSLETFRWSVGGSGLLENFARLFXPVTKLCNKDIKLAHQFWFSFPPPGAAGGSSSRQADEEKQKERAKNESSDREQHHKQQKLDAANCKREAREIRQLDNELLNQRRAQERERQAQLGSERQAAALAATTSAVTVLATSPPPSSSSSERTLRQTGDSYYSDGSTVTIPGRMPPSTSSTEEKSPLVIGGKSPLLEETVFGGQTLTLTENLHCSTAVTPKEEEQRIACLAAAALHKVQQEKGFQEATRLQEFPKGRQDSTESEISTIYSQSQSDACHKMLCRAPIASLDCMEEFSGTTAQLDFGRSTSLGSNPGIQIRTHATTTPGLRYKNLGKSGLRVSNVGLGTWPIFSPGVSEEQAEAILRLAVDSGINLFDLSEAHSGTRAEIELGKIIQKAGWKRTSFVITTKIYWSTKSEERGLSRKHIIESVQASLQRLQLPYIDVILVHKADSMCPMEEIVRAMNYVISQGWSMYWGTARWSPVEIMEAYTNCRQFNCVTPIVEQSEYHMFCREKAELYLPEMYNKIGVGFMAWGPLSMCLGDAQGGDKLWIPKGSLKSKSQSYSWIEDEVTREVSPDEVRRLYDKARDISNLAEKLGCNTIQLSIAWSLKHEPVQCLLLGATSPEQLHQSLQALQLLPRLSTGVMLEIERILENKPVRPPPISTLALR; translated from the exons ATGCGCACCGATCCCGAGTCCCTCCGTAAACTTAGGTCACTAGAGACATTCCGGTGGTCGGTCGGTGGTTCGGGATTGTTAGAAAATTTCGCTCGTTTATTTTGACCAGTAACAAAGTTATGTAA CAAAGATATCAAGCTGGCGCATCAGTTTTGGTTCTCCTTTCCGCCACCAGGGGCTGCTGGTGGAAGTTCTTCAA GGCAAGCCGATGAGGAGAAGCAGAAAGAACGGGCGAAAAATGAGTCCTCCGATCGAGAGCAACACCACAAGCAACAGAAGCTCGACGCCGCCAATTGCAAG CGTGAAGCAAGGGAAATAAGGCAGCTTGATAACGAGCTGCTGAACCAGCGGCGGGCCCAGGAGAGGGAACGTCAGGCCCAGCTCGGGTCGGAACGACAGGCCGCCGCCCTAGCGGCTACAACGTCCGCCGTGACGGTCCTAGCCACCTCACCACCGCCCTCAAGCAGCTCGAGTGAACGGACGTTGCGACAAACTGGCGATTCTTACTACTCCGATGGCAGCACCGTAACGATCCCAGGGCGGATGCCACCGAGCACAAGCAGTACGGAGGAAAAATCACCGCTGGTCATCGGTGGCAAGTCGCCGCTACTAGAGGAGACGGTGTTCGGTGGGCAGACGCTGACGCTGACGGAAAACTTACACTGCAGCACGGCGGTTACACCGAAGGAG GAAGAGCAACGTATCGCTTGCTTGGCGGCAGCTGCATTGCATAAAGTGCAGCAGGAAAAAGGCTTTCAAGAAGCGACACGGTTGCAAGAATTTCCCAAGGGACGACAAGACTCAACGGAAAGCGAAATATCGACAATATACTCCCAGTCCCAGTCGGACGCCTGCCATAAAATGCT GTGCCGTGCTCCCATAGCTTCTCTGGATTGCATGGAGGAATTCAGTGGTACGACCGCTCAACTTGATTTCG GTCGCTCCACGAGCCTCGGGTCGAATCCAGGCATTCAGATACGCACCCATGCCACCACGACGCCCGGGCTGCGTTACAAGAACCTCGGCAAGAGTGGGCTACGTGTGTCCAACGTTGGCCTTGGCACATGGCCCATCTTCTCGCCGGGCGTTTCGGAGGAGCAGGCTGAGGCGATCCTCCGGTTAGCGGTGGACAGCGGCATCAACCTGTTTGATCTCTCCGAAGCGCATTCAG GCACGCGGGCGGAAATCGAGCTGGGGAAGATCATTCAGAAGGCCGGATGGAAGCGAACCAGCTTCGtcataacaacaaaaatatattGGAGCACCAA GTCCGAGGAGCGCGGATTATCGAGAAAACACATCATCGAAAGTGTCCAAGCGAGCCTTCAGCGGTTGCAGCTGCCGTACATCGACGTCATACTGGTACACAAGGCGGACTCGATGTGTCCGATGGAAG AAATTGTCCGAGCAATGAACTACGTCATATCGCAAGGATGGTCGATGTATTGGGGAACAGCCAGGTGGTCGCCAGTTGAG ATTATGGAGGCCTACACCAACTGTCGCCAGTTCAACTGCGTCACACCGATCGTGGAGCAGTCGGAGTACCATATGTTCTGCCGCGAGAAGGCCGAGCTGTATCTGCCGGAGATGTACAACAAAATCGGCGTCGGCTTCATGGCTTGGGGACCATTGTCGATGTGCCTGGGCGATGCGCAAGGCGGCGACAAGCTCTGGATTCCGAAGGGTTCGCTGAAGAGTAAAAGTCAGTCCTACTCCTGGATCGAGGATGAAGTAACCCGAGAGGTGAGTCCA GATGAAGTGCGTCGGTTGTATGACAAAGCACGGGACATTAGCAATCTGGCGGAAAAGTTAGGCTGCAACACGATCCAGCTGTCTATTGCATGGTCCCTCAAGCATGAACCAGTCCAGTGTCTGCTGCTCGGTGCAACGTCTCCAGAACAGCTGCATCAAAGCTTGCAGGCGCTGCAG